From Funiculus sociatus GB2-C1:
AATTCAATTTAATTAACTTTTTCGTGGATTTATAGCTATGTTATCTACCAGGAGTTTCGGAAAATTGCAGAGCCAGTCACAGGTTGCGGGTGGTGCGGTTTTTATTGGTTTAGCTATCTCCGCTCTTTTTGTTCCCTTGAGTGCAGACAGTGTGCTGGCTCAAAACGTCGGTCTAGGAAGTATAGCTGAGGGATTTTCCATCCTTAGTTCGATTTCAGGTAGTTCATCCGGCAACAATAACATTAACTGTTCTGAATCTTATAATGCAAATGATTTTGGGTTAAAAACTCTAAGAATTTATGCTACTTGTAACTTAAATTTTAATGCTGAATCTTCTTGGTTTTTGGGGGAGAATAACGCAGGAGCAAGAAGCTGGAAAAGGATATATGGGAGTTACTCTTTTAGAGGCGAAACTAGCAAAACGTATAAAATAGATATCAGCCTCAAAGGAAGTTTCTCAGCTAATACAAGTGCATCTGGTAATGCGTATGCTTTTTCGGCATCCTACATTTACGATGGGTATAATGGCAGGTACATAGGAAACGAATTCAATAACATATACAGTGGCAGCCATTCAGATTATGGTTTCATTGACAGCTCTTCTGTTAGTTCAAGCGGCTACTATGGTTATGATTTTTCATTAGGCGCTTGGGGATATGGATGGACTGAGTCTAATGCACTCGCAGGTTATGCTAGAGCTACATCTAATATGAACTTTACCAGTACAGCTATCATAACTGAGCTACCCAGTTATAGTTCTTTTAGTAGAATGAGTTCCCTTAATAGTAACGAGCAAGCAGACGATAGCAAAATTGATACTATTAACCGAGACTTTTTTAAAAATTTACCTGAAGAGGTTCTTTTAGAAAGCACACTTCTTCGAGAAAAGCTGGAATCTTCATCTAAATCCGTACCTGAACCTGGTTTTGTTTTCGGCTTACTGACCTTTAGTGCATTGGGTGCTGGCTCAATGCTGAAGCGTAAGCAGAATATGTGTTGATGTTCAGTGCGAGGATCGATCGCACTCTACACCCTCTGTAAAAAAAACTAGAATGCGATCGCTCACAACCTAACCCTACCAAACTTTAATTCTGTTGCAATCTATCGACTGGGAAGCGATCGCGTCCTTCTCCTCTAGTCAAATTGCAGCGCGATCGCGTCTTTCTCTTCTAGTCAGATTTAACAGTGATCGCGTATTACTCCTCTAGTCAAATTTAAAAGCGATCGCTCTTACCCCAAGGTCAACACTCCCGCCGCAAAATCAACCACCAATCGCTTTGTCTGGAGCCAATAGACACCTAAGAGAATGACTGGAAGTTCATCTCCACCCAGCACTTCAGTTGTGAACTCCTCTCCATCCATCAGCACATTTCCCTGATATAGATTAAACCGTGCTTCTCCCCGTGCTGTATCCCTATACTCGTTGTTACTTTCAATAAACCACCCAAGACTTTCAGCATCTTGATTGTCAATTGCTAACCAGCCAGTGAAACCTGTATCCAGAAGAGCCTTAACTGGAATAACATCACCATCAGCTGCAATTAAATCAATTTCAAAGATTAACTCTCCCTTACTGTGAAACTCACCTGAAATCATATTCTGCCACAAGTTCCTGTTTCATTGATTCGCATGATCAGGCGGATGGTATCACCAAATTTATCGCGAGCTTTTTGTTTTGCAATTGTTTTGTCTGAATCGACGACATAATCCCCACTGTTTGGCTCTATGATAATAAACCAGTCGTAATGCTCTTTGATTAGCTCAGGTTGAACGCGGTCAAATATCGCGCGACAACGCTTCACAAAAGCTTCATTTTCAGCTTTTCGTTTGGCTTTTTTTTCTGGAGATAGTTGGCGTTCTGGAAATACCCTGCCAAGACGCGGAGTGTGGTTATTAGATAGTTGGACCAT
This genomic window contains:
- a CDS encoding aspartyl protease encodes the protein MISGEFHSKGELIFEIDLIAADGDVIPVKALLDTGFTGWLAIDNQDAESLGWFIESNNEYRDTARGEARFNLYQGNVLMDGEEFTTEVLGGDELPVILLGVYWLQTKRLVVDFAAGVLTLG